In Rhizobium lusitanum, a genomic segment contains:
- the queC gene encoding 7-cyano-7-deazaguanine synthase QueC, whose amino-acid sequence MKTIVVCSGGLDSVSLAHKVAAEQQLIGLVSFDYGQRHRKELDFAAACAKRLGVPHEIIDITTIGKHLTGSALTDDIDVPDGHYAEDTMKATVVPNRNAIMLAIAFGLAAAQKADAVAVAVHGGDHFIYPDCRPGFIDAFQQMQNQALDGYASVSLYAPFVMTSKADIVTDGARHKTPFAETWSCYKGGERHCGRCGTCVERREAFHLAGVEDPTDYEDPDFWVTATSGFSAQEVK is encoded by the coding sequence ATGAAGACCATCGTCGTCTGCTCCGGCGGATTGGACTCCGTTTCGCTCGCCCACAAGGTCGCCGCGGAACAACAGCTTATCGGCCTCGTCTCTTTCGACTACGGCCAACGGCACCGTAAGGAGCTGGATTTCGCCGCCGCCTGTGCCAAGCGCCTTGGCGTGCCGCATGAGATCATCGATATCACCACCATCGGCAAGCATCTGACCGGATCGGCGCTCACCGACGACATTGATGTGCCCGATGGACACTATGCCGAGGACACGATGAAGGCGACGGTTGTTCCCAACCGCAACGCCATCATGCTGGCGATCGCCTTCGGTCTGGCTGCGGCGCAGAAGGCCGATGCGGTCGCGGTTGCCGTTCATGGCGGCGACCATTTCATCTATCCGGATTGCCGGCCCGGTTTTATCGACGCCTTTCAGCAAATGCAGAACCAGGCGCTCGACGGCTATGCCAGCGTTTCGCTCTACGCGCCCTTTGTTATGACCTCCAAGGCTGACATCGTAACGGATGGCGCTCGCCACAAGACGCCTTTTGCCGAGACATGGTCCTGCTACAAGGGTGGAGAGCGCCATTGCGGCCGCTGCGGCACCTGTGTCGAACGGCGCGAGGCCTTCCATCTCGCCGGCGTCGAGGATCCGACGGACTACGAGGATCCGGATTTCTGGGTGACGGCGACGTCGGGCTTTTCGGCCCAAGAGGTGAAGTGA
- a CDS encoding amino acid synthesis family protein, producing the protein MTLQIRKTLLQIETTLIEGGKAAAVPLKLFSALAVVKNPWAGRGFVEDLKPEIHAVAPVLGELLTKMIIEAVGSGEAVEAYGKAAVVGVDGEIEHASALIHTLRFGNHYRQAVGAKSYLAFSNTRGPASAPIMIPLMDKNDEGRRSHYLTIQTSIPDAPAADEIVVALGASVGGRPHHRIGDRYQDLRDLGQDVANPAGV; encoded by the coding sequence ATGACCCTTCAAATCCGAAAGACCCTGCTGCAGATTGAAACGACGCTGATTGAGGGCGGCAAAGCGGCGGCCGTTCCGCTGAAGCTGTTTTCCGCATTGGCGGTCGTCAAGAATCCCTGGGCAGGGCGTGGTTTTGTCGAGGATCTGAAGCCCGAGATCCATGCGGTCGCTCCGGTTCTTGGCGAACTGCTGACCAAGATGATCATTGAAGCGGTCGGTTCTGGCGAGGCGGTCGAAGCTTATGGCAAGGCGGCGGTCGTCGGTGTTGACGGCGAGATTGAGCATGCCTCGGCGCTCATCCATACGCTCCGCTTCGGCAATCATTATCGCCAGGCGGTCGGCGCCAAGTCATACCTCGCCTTCAGTAACACTCGCGGCCCGGCCAGTGCGCCGATCATGATCCCGCTGATGGACAAGAATGATGAGGGTCGTCGCTCGCATTACCTGACGATCCAGACGTCCATTCCAGATGCTCCGGCTGCCGACGAGATCGTCGTGGCGCTTGGCGCCTCCGTCGGAGGCCGGCCGCATCACCGCATCGGCGACCGTTACCAGGATCTGAGGGATCTGGGGCAGGACGTCGCCAATCCCGCCGGCGTTTGA
- a CDS encoding response regulator, with protein MNRPYTAIIADDHAIVREGLKLLISAMTNVSIIAEAANGDTLLDLVRSTRADLLILDLGMPGVAGIQFISDIRALAPRMRILVLTANIEPRTVRAALEAGADGYLTKDGDPEELDAAIEAVKSGKTYLAKSIRFAIADPERQGKTPVTGEIVSPIPLTLRERQILLLSAQGQTARQMAERLGISPLTARKHRENLMRKLNLHSTAEVTAYAVRLGLPAG; from the coding sequence ATGAATCGCCCCTATACCGCCATCATAGCCGACGACCACGCCATCGTGCGCGAAGGGTTGAAGCTGCTGATCTCGGCCATGACGAACGTGTCGATCATTGCCGAGGCGGCCAATGGCGACACGTTGCTCGATCTCGTGCGCAGCACCCGCGCCGACCTGCTGATCCTCGACCTTGGCATGCCGGGCGTAGCCGGGATCCAGTTCATCTCCGACATACGGGCGCTGGCGCCGCGCATGCGGATCCTCGTGCTGACGGCGAATATCGAACCGAGAACGGTGCGGGCAGCACTTGAGGCCGGCGCCGATGGCTACCTGACCAAAGACGGCGATCCCGAGGAACTCGATGCGGCCATTGAGGCGGTGAAGAGCGGCAAGACCTATCTGGCGAAATCGATCAGGTTCGCAATCGCCGATCCCGAACGGCAGGGCAAGACGCCCGTAACGGGAGAAATCGTTTCGCCCATTCCACTGACATTGCGGGAGCGCCAGATCCTGCTTCTGTCCGCCCAGGGGCAGACTGCTCGGCAGATGGCGGAACGGCTCGGCATCAGCCCGCTGACGGCCCGCAAGCACCGGGAAAACCTGATGCGCAAGCTCAATCTTCACAGCACGGCCGAG
- the queD gene encoding 6-carboxytetrahydropterin synthase QueD, which translates to MFRITKEFHFSASHQLTHLADDHQCARMHGHNYIVEVELSAAELDANGFVRDYHELGPLKRYIDDNFDHRHLNEVLGHGRVTSECLAKHFYDWCKALLPETSAVRVSETPKTWAEYRP; encoded by the coding sequence ATGTTCCGCATCACCAAGGAATTCCACTTCTCCGCCTCGCATCAGCTCACCCATCTGGCCGACGACCATCAATGTGCCCGGATGCATGGGCACAATTATATCGTCGAGGTCGAGCTTTCTGCCGCCGAGCTCGATGCCAATGGTTTCGTCCGCGACTATCATGAGCTTGGCCCCCTGAAACGCTATATCGATGACAATTTCGATCATCGCCATCTCAATGAAGTTCTCGGACACGGCCGGGTCACCTCTGAATGTCTTGCCAAGCATTTCTACGACTGGTGCAAAGCGCTTCTGCCCGAGACATCCGCGGTCCGTGTCAGCGAGACGCCGAAGACCTGGGCGGAATACCGGCCATGA
- a CDS encoding alpha/beta fold hydrolase, with the protein MSTVETIAQHNANEATVKGLPRLRTAGGTAYHEAGSGEPLVLIHGVGMRLEAWAPQISAFARTHRVIAVDMPGHGESSKLPAASPLEAFVDWFGGFLDEMALDGANVAGHSMGALVAGGSAASFGRRIKRVAYLNGVYRRDPDAKAAVLARAAAIPLDGVDKEGPLLRWFGDDRQSVVARDLTRNWLSLVDPQGYATAYAAFAGGDETYADRWPDVHVPSLFLTGSDDPNSTPQMAEQMASITPKGWARIVEGHRHMVNLTAPEIVNGLLAEWLLSGEDAG; encoded by the coding sequence ATGTCGACAGTGGAAACCATAGCGCAACACAATGCCAATGAAGCCACAGTGAAGGGCTTGCCCCGTCTTAGGACGGCAGGTGGCACGGCCTATCATGAGGCCGGCAGCGGCGAGCCGTTGGTCCTCATCCACGGCGTTGGCATGCGGCTTGAAGCCTGGGCGCCGCAGATATCAGCCTTTGCGCGGACGCATCGCGTTATCGCCGTCGATATGCCCGGCCATGGCGAAAGCAGCAAGCTGCCGGCCGCCAGCCCCCTCGAGGCGTTTGTCGATTGGTTTGGCGGGTTTCTGGATGAAATGGCGCTCGACGGCGCAAATGTCGCCGGGCATTCGATGGGCGCGCTGGTGGCCGGCGGCAGTGCTGCCTCCTTCGGTCGTCGGATCAAGCGTGTTGCCTATCTGAACGGCGTCTACCGCCGCGACCCTGATGCGAAGGCGGCGGTTCTTGCGCGTGCGGCGGCAATCCCGCTTGACGGCGTCGACAAGGAGGGGCCGCTCTTGAGGTGGTTCGGCGATGACAGGCAAAGTGTGGTCGCGCGCGACTTGACGCGCAACTGGCTGAGCCTCGTCGATCCGCAAGGCTATGCAACGGCCTATGCCGCCTTTGCCGGTGGCGACGAGACCTATGCGGATCGCTGGCCGGATGTGCATGTGCCGTCGCTGTTCCTGACCGGCTCGGATGATCCCAACTCGACACCGCAAATGGCCGAGCAGATGGCTTCCATTACGCCGAAAGGCTGGGCCAGGATCGTCGAGGGCCATCGCCATATGGTGAATTTGACGGCGCCGGAGATCGTCAACGGATTGCTCGCCGAGTGGCTGCTAAGCGGGGAGGATGCAGGATGA
- a CDS encoding GntR family transcriptional regulator, which translates to MNDDLRGAAIRVERPAKTLRELALDKVREAIVNGYFRPGHRLVERDLCAQLGVSRTIVREVLRHLESEGLVANLPNKGPIVALLDHGEAKQIYEIRGALEGMAARLCAEQGNPAIADALDKSLQDIRNSYRDKDMPGVLAHTSSFYQTLFSMVDRHVAWGIVNLLTVRINHLRSMTIKTENRGVQGPAQMARIVDAIRRGDGPGAYQAAMDHVASASAIAEAVLSGQQSVG; encoded by the coding sequence ATGAATGATGATTTGCGGGGCGCGGCAATTCGGGTGGAGCGTCCGGCGAAAACCTTGCGCGAGCTGGCGCTCGACAAGGTGCGCGAAGCAATAGTCAACGGGTATTTTCGCCCCGGCCATCGTCTGGTGGAGCGTGATCTCTGTGCTCAGCTGGGCGTCAGCCGTACGATCGTGCGCGAAGTTCTGCGTCATCTCGAGTCGGAAGGTCTGGTTGCCAATCTGCCGAACAAGGGGCCGATTGTCGCGTTGCTCGACCATGGCGAGGCGAAGCAGATCTATGAGATTCGCGGTGCGCTTGAAGGCATGGCCGCGCGCCTTTGCGCCGAACAAGGCAATCCCGCGATCGCCGATGCCCTGGACAAATCGTTGCAGGACATCCGCAACAGCTATCGGGACAAGGATATGCCGGGCGTGCTCGCGCATACTTCCTCCTTCTACCAGACGCTGTTCAGCATGGTCGATCGCCACGTCGCCTGGGGGATCGTCAACCTTTTGACCGTCCGCATCAATCATCTGCGCTCGATGACGATCAAGACGGAGAACCGCGGCGTCCAGGGTCCGGCGCAAATGGCCCGTATCGTCGATGCCATCCGGCGCGGTGATGGGCCAGGGGCCTATCAGGCGGCAATGGATCATGTCGCCAGCGCCAGCGCGATCGCCGAGGCGGTTTTGTCCGGGCAGCAATCGGTCGGCTGA
- a CDS encoding flavin reductase: MTTEQLDPRALRDAFGAFPTGVTVVTTRDQAGMPIGFTANSFTSVSLDPPLLLVCLAKTSRNFTAMTSATSFAINVLSETQKHISNTFARPVEDRFATVEWASSTAGCPILADVAAWFECSLEQVIEAGDHVILMGRIMSFENSGRNGLGYARGGYFTPILASKAVSAAAEGNIELGAVLERHGEVLLLGDDVLSLPGCDGKDGSAADLLRDYLEELTGLSVTIGFLYSVYEGKSDGRQHIVYRAFASDGTPRNGQFLKPDTLTKARFKTSSTADIVSRFAVESQIGNFGVYFGDETVGTVRPVPAKAARA; this comes from the coding sequence ATGACGACGGAGCAGTTGGATCCCAGGGCGCTGCGCGATGCCTTCGGTGCCTTTCCGACAGGGGTCACGGTGGTGACCACGCGCGATCAGGCCGGAATGCCGATCGGCTTCACGGCGAACTCATTTACCTCGGTGTCGCTCGATCCGCCGCTTCTGCTGGTGTGCCTGGCAAAGACATCGCGCAACTTCACGGCGATGACGAGTGCGACCTCCTTTGCGATCAATGTGCTGTCCGAGACGCAGAAGCATATATCTAACACTTTTGCGCGGCCGGTCGAAGACAGGTTCGCCACTGTGGAATGGGCATCGAGCACTGCCGGCTGTCCGATCCTGGCCGATGTCGCGGCCTGGTTCGAATGCAGCCTCGAGCAGGTCATCGAAGCCGGCGACCATGTCATCCTGATGGGCCGGATTATGTCTTTCGAGAACAGCGGCCGCAATGGATTGGGCTATGCCCGCGGCGGCTATTTCACGCCGATCCTCGCCAGCAAGGCCGTTTCAGCGGCGGCGGAGGGCAATATCGAGCTCGGAGCCGTTCTGGAACGCCATGGCGAAGTGCTTCTCCTCGGCGATGATGTTCTTTCGCTGCCGGGCTGTGACGGCAAGGATGGCAGCGCGGCCGACCTACTGCGAGATTATCTGGAAGAGCTCACCGGTCTCTCAGTGACGATCGGCTTTCTCTATTCGGTCTATGAGGGCAAGAGCGACGGGAGACAGCACATCGTCTATCGTGCCTTCGCTTCGGATGGCACACCACGCAATGGCCAATTCCTGAAGCCAGACACCTTGACCAAGGCCCGTTTCAAGACGAGTTCGACAGCCGATATCGTCTCGCGTTTCGCGGTCGAGAGCCAGATCGGCAATTTCGGCGTTTATTTCGGCGACGAGACCGTCGGCACGGTCCGCCCGGTTCCAGCAAAGGCGGCACGCGCATGA
- a CDS encoding LLM class flavin-dependent oxidoreductase, which translates to MKFSLFVHMERLDASQSHKSLYEEFVALCEIADKGGMHAIWTGEHHGMDFTIAPNPFVTIADLARRTSRARLGTGTVIAPFWHPIKLAGEAAIADIICDGRLDIGIARGAYSFEYERLLPGLDAWGAGQRMRELIPAIKGIWKGDYAHDGEFFKFPSTTSAPKPLQEPNPPIWVAARDPNSHEFAVANGCNVQVTPLWQGDDEVEGLMGRFNDACAKHPQIERPKIMLLRHTYVGSTEADIAQAAHELSVYYNYFFAWFKNEKPVKQGLIERIPEEEINANAMLSDAVMRSNNVVGNAETVIARLKTYEALGYDEYSFWIDTGMSFERKKASLERFIAEVMPAFAE; encoded by the coding sequence ATGAAATTCTCTCTCTTCGTTCATATGGAACGCCTTGACGCCAGCCAGAGCCACAAGAGCCTCTATGAGGAGTTCGTCGCGCTGTGTGAGATTGCCGACAAGGGCGGCATGCACGCCATCTGGACGGGCGAACATCACGGTATGGATTTCACCATCGCCCCCAATCCCTTCGTGACCATCGCCGATCTGGCGCGCCGGACATCGCGGGCAAGGCTCGGGACGGGGACGGTAATCGCGCCCTTCTGGCATCCGATCAAGCTCGCCGGCGAGGCGGCCATAGCCGATATCATCTGCGACGGCAGGCTTGATATCGGCATTGCGCGCGGCGCCTATTCCTTCGAGTATGAGCGCCTGCTGCCGGGACTCGACGCTTGGGGCGCCGGCCAGCGGATGCGCGAGCTTATCCCGGCGATCAAGGGTATCTGGAAGGGCGACTACGCCCATGACGGCGAGTTCTTCAAGTTCCCCTCGACCACCTCGGCACCGAAGCCGCTGCAGGAGCCGAACCCGCCGATCTGGGTGGCCGCCCGCGACCCGAACTCGCATGAGTTCGCCGTCGCCAATGGCTGCAATGTTCAGGTGACGCCGCTCTGGCAGGGCGATGACGAGGTCGAAGGGCTGATGGGGCGCTTCAACGATGCCTGCGCCAAGCATCCGCAGATCGAGCGTCCGAAAATCATGCTGCTGCGTCACACCTATGTCGGCTCAACGGAAGCAGACATCGCGCAGGCCGCGCATGAGCTGAGCGTCTACTACAATTACTTCTTCGCCTGGTTCAAAAACGAGAAGCCGGTCAAGCAGGGCCTGATCGAGCGGATACCCGAGGAGGAGATCAACGCAAACGCGATGCTTTCCGACGCGGTTATGCGCAGCAATAACGTCGTCGGCAATGCCGAGACCGTCATTGCCCGCCTCAAGACCTATGAAGCCCTGGGGTATGACGAATATTCCTTCTGGATCGATACGGGCATGTCCTTCGAACGAAAGAAAGCCTCGCTCGAGCGCTTTATCGCCGAGGTCATGCCGGCATTTGCGGAGTGA
- a CDS encoding hybrid sensor histidine kinase/response regulator — protein MQDGKIRQALVELLYRNSYGVVVSNIAISLAAAYILRAAVSSNWLLGWLGGLYLLTAIRVLASRRFFSRKREPGSIARWAWLAATFSWISALLWGAMGWVGFLPEEPVVLSFTVIVLTGLVCGTVPSLSAFPPALIGSIIITVIPIGLRCILSGSDMSGAFLFLLVSMVAINIYYCRITYRMLRETVALRLENEELVVSLQEERDRAQTADRSKTRFLAAASHDLRQPTHALSLLVSTLAILGQRGDVASRTARELAAKAKAIVGNLSGLLNALLDISRLDAGVVTVTKEPVSLKRLFAELHDEFASAAGERGLGWRVVDSALWVDSDPIMLKRILDNLVSNAFRYSTKGRVLLGGRRRGASIEIQVWDTGAGIPTDQQKAIFEEFVQLHNPARDRTQGLGLGLAIVRRTAQLLGHPLRLVSKEGRGSMFALTVPMATSAAPEARTESSKIVTEGTLAIAVIDDERDVLDAITLLLETLGYRVYAGRSAAEACHAHAEASLDGTAPIDLVITDYRLEAGTTGLEAIEEVRTHAGRSLPAIILTGDTSPARLRQVTESGHLLLHKPVDAEQMQQAITELCSPRPADGREGLSKG, from the coding sequence ATGCAGGACGGCAAGATACGCCAGGCTTTGGTCGAGCTCCTGTATCGCAACTCCTATGGCGTGGTCGTCTCCAACATCGCCATCTCGCTTGCGGCGGCCTATATTCTGAGGGCCGCCGTTTCCTCGAATTGGCTTCTCGGCTGGCTTGGTGGCCTGTATCTGCTGACCGCGATACGCGTGCTTGCCTCCCGCCGCTTCTTCAGCCGTAAGCGAGAGCCGGGGTCGATCGCGCGGTGGGCTTGGCTCGCGGCGACGTTTTCCTGGATCTCGGCTCTCTTGTGGGGCGCGATGGGTTGGGTCGGCTTCCTTCCCGAAGAGCCCGTCGTGCTTTCCTTTACCGTCATCGTGCTGACGGGGCTGGTTTGCGGCACGGTGCCGTCGCTTTCGGCCTTTCCGCCGGCGTTGATTGGCTCGATCATCATCACGGTGATACCGATCGGCCTGCGTTGCATCCTCAGTGGTAGCGACATGTCCGGCGCCTTCCTGTTTCTGCTCGTCTCCATGGTGGCCATCAACATCTATTATTGCCGCATCACCTACCGCATGCTCCGCGAGACCGTGGCGCTGCGGCTTGAAAACGAGGAACTGGTCGTAAGCCTGCAGGAGGAACGCGACCGCGCGCAGACGGCCGATCGGTCGAAAACCCGCTTCCTGGCGGCGGCCAGCCACGATCTGCGCCAGCCGACCCATGCCTTGAGCCTGCTGGTGTCGACGCTGGCGATCCTCGGGCAGCGTGGCGATGTGGCCTCTCGCACCGCTCGTGAACTGGCGGCCAAGGCGAAAGCCATCGTCGGCAACCTCAGCGGCCTGCTGAATGCCCTGCTCGATATTTCCCGCCTCGATGCCGGCGTCGTCACGGTGACGAAAGAGCCGGTCTCGCTGAAGAGACTCTTCGCCGAACTCCACGATGAATTTGCAAGCGCCGCCGGCGAGCGCGGCCTTGGATGGCGAGTGGTGGACAGCGCGCTCTGGGTCGACAGCGACCCTATCATGCTCAAGCGTATCCTCGACAACCTGGTTTCGAACGCATTTCGATACAGCACAAAGGGGCGGGTTCTGCTCGGCGGCCGCCGCCGTGGCGCTTCGATCGAAATCCAGGTCTGGGATACCGGCGCCGGCATCCCAACGGATCAGCAGAAGGCGATCTTCGAGGAGTTCGTGCAGTTGCACAATCCGGCGCGCGACCGCACGCAGGGCCTTGGGCTAGGTCTGGCGATCGTGCGGCGAACCGCCCAGCTTCTCGGTCATCCATTGCGTCTGGTCTCGAAGGAAGGGCGTGGCTCCATGTTCGCCCTCACCGTACCCATGGCCACTTCCGCTGCCCCTGAGGCAAGGACCGAGAGCAGCAAGATTGTAACCGAGGGCACGCTTGCGATCGCGGTGATCGACGACGAACGCGATGTGCTCGATGCGATCACCCTGCTGCTGGAAACCCTCGGTTATCGGGTCTATGCCGGGCGTTCGGCGGCGGAGGCATGCCATGCTCATGCCGAGGCGTCGCTGGATGGCACAGCCCCTATCGATCTCGTCATCACCGATTATCGGCTGGAAGCCGGCACGACCGGCCTGGAGGCGATCGAAGAGGTGCGCACCCATGCCGGGCGCAGCTTGCCGGCGATCATCTTGACCGGGGATACATCGCCGGCTCGCCTGCGGCAGGTCACAGAAAGCGGCCACCTGCTGCTGCACAAGCCAGTCGATGCCGAACAGATGCAGCAGGCAATCACAGAATTATGTTCACCGCGACCGGCGGACGGTCGCGAAGGGTTGAGCAAAGGCTGA
- the queE gene encoding 7-carboxy-7-deazaguanine synthase QueE — protein sequence MSEVREARIRISEIFGPTIQGEGILIGLPTIFVRTGGCDYRCSWCDTLHAVDSDYRDQWRPMSVDEIWQDVTKLSGGKPLTVSLSGGNPAIQPLGLLIARGHGEGYSFALETQGSVAKDWFADLDTLVLSPKPPSSGMVTDWAAFDDCLRLAADKPQIALKIVVFDDRDYAYAREAAARYPHLPVYLQPGNHTPPPPDADDATIDIDGIMDRMLWLVDKVMADGWFEARVLPQLHVLLWGNKRGV from the coding sequence ATGAGCGAGGTACGCGAGGCCCGGATCCGCATCAGCGAGATATTCGGGCCGACGATCCAGGGCGAGGGCATATTGATCGGCCTGCCGACCATCTTCGTGCGCACCGGTGGCTGTGACTACCGCTGTTCCTGGTGCGATACGCTGCATGCGGTAGATAGCGACTACCGCGATCAATGGCGGCCGATGTCGGTCGATGAGATCTGGCAGGATGTAACGAAGCTTTCCGGCGGCAAGCCGCTGACGGTCTCGCTGTCTGGCGGAAACCCGGCGATCCAGCCGCTTGGGCTGTTGATCGCTCGTGGTCATGGAGAGGGCTACAGCTTCGCACTGGAGACACAGGGGAGCGTCGCCAAGGACTGGTTCGCCGATCTCGATACTCTCGTGCTGAGCCCAAAACCGCCGTCGAGCGGTATGGTGACGGATTGGGCCGCGTTCGACGACTGTCTGCGCTTGGCGGCGGACAAGCCGCAGATCGCGCTGAAGATCGTCGTCTTCGACGACCGCGACTATGCCTATGCGCGCGAAGCCGCCGCCCGTTATCCGCATCTGCCGGTCTATCTTCAGCCCGGCAACCATACGCCGCCGCCGCCCGATGCGGACGACGCGACAATCGACATTGACGGGATCATGGACAGGATGCTTTGGCTCGTGGACAAGGTCATGGCCGACGGATGGTTCGAAGCGCGTGTTCTGCCACAGTTGCACGTCCTGCTCTGGGGCAACAAGCGTGGCGTCTAG